The sequence TGACTGTCATATAAATTTCATTGGTATCAGTTCCGGTACTTGTCATATTTCTAACAATATAGGGGCTTCCTGATAGACCGGGGAGTGAGACAGCTGTACCCGATTCCAGTGTGACACCTTCTTCCAATACAGTATCGAAGTAGAAAATCTCAGTATCTACAACAGTTGAACTGTCGCTGGTCAGAGTATTCCATTTACGATTGGTTCTGACTATATAAAGTCCTCCCTCAATGGGGAGAAGTTTTATTGTATAAAAGTAATAATCATTGTTATTATCTACATCAGTTCTTCTCTCATATTCAAGAACTTTTATAAGTGTGCCATCTACTTCTGTAATATAATATAAACCCGTTTTTGAATTATTATCTTCATCAATAAGGGAGACGTAAACTTTGCTGTTATATACGGCAATAGATGAAACAACGGAGGTTGAACCATAACCTTCAGGCTTGGGTACGATATTCCAGGGACTTTGTACAGAACCGGCAATGCTGTACCACAGTTGTTTTCCGTGGGTGACATAGTAGTCCTGTCCCGCATCATTAAAAAGAATGATACTACCTACTGGAGTTGTTTTTTTAAAGTTGTTGCTGTCTTCGATCTTCTCTTCATTCTCAAGTGCATAGAAGATGGGATCACCCTTACAGGCAGCAAAAAGCAGTACTAGAAATGATATATAGAGTAGTTTTTTCATTAAATCCTCTTAAAAATGGTAAACAGCGGAGAGAGACACATCCATGAAGTTTCCAAATCTGTTGTACTCTCCATCACTGTAGAGCTGGGGTACCCACCAGTAAGTTGTATTCATACCGAAGGACCAGTTTGAGCTATAATTCCAGTAGGCACCAATACCGGGTTTCAGAATCATCTCTACATGAAAACTGTCCAGGTAGGAGGTCATATTGATACCGGCACCCAGGTAGACGGGTACAGAGATCAAATTGTTCAGAAACTGGAACTCATAGGTTCCTCTAAGGGTGATTGGAATCATATAAAAGTTATGCTTATTGGGGCTGCTCGCAAACATCGCCCCCACTTCCATACCAAGTATAATATTATTGTTAACATAGGCACCGTAAAAGAGGGAGCCATTGCCGCCCAACGAAAGGTTGGTGGAGTTAAAGGCATCTGAATCATCCCAGCTTAATGACGGGTTATTGATAAAAAGCGGGATGAATAATCCTGCATTAATTCCGAAGACCTGGTCACCCATTGTATGGTATTCAATTCTGCTGTCTTTAGGATTTTCCTCTTCCTGAGCCTCTTCTGCATAGGCAAGCATTGAAAAAAGTAAAAATATCAGCATAAATAGAATGGACGGGGATGAGATTCTGGGTATCTTTCTATCCAATTTTGTTCCTCATTTTCAAAATTTGTTTGATAATATCATAGTAACAACAAAGCTTCAACGAGGTTACGATGAGGAGGAAATCTTTATTATGGCAACTATAATTGACGGAAAAGCGGTGGCTCAGAGTTTGAGAGTGAAGCTGGCTGAAAGAGTTAAAGAGATGAAAGTATCCGGTGTTGTACCCGGTTTGGCTGTTGTGCTTATTGGTGATGATCCTGCAAGCCGTTCATATGTGACAGCCAAGGAGAAGAGCTGTCATGATCTTGGAATGTATTCCAGAGACATCAGGTTACCCGATGATACAACGGAAGAAACCCTTTTAAAGCTGATCGGAAAACTCAATGCTGATGATGCAATTGACGGGATTCTGGTACAGCTGCCTCTTCCTTCTCATATTGACGAGCAGAAAATTATTGTATCTATCGATCCTTCAAAGGATGTAGATGGTTTCCATCCAATGAATATTGGACGCATGATCCTTGAACAGGATACATTTATTCCCTGTACACCCAATGGAATTCTGAAACTTCTTGAATACTCAGAGATTTCCACTAAAGGGAAAAAAGTCGTTGTTGTAGGACGAAGTAATATTGTAGGTAAACCCATCACCAATCTGATGTTTCAGAAACAGAGCTGGGGGAACGCCACAGTAACTGTCTGTCACACAGGAACAAAGGATCTGAAAAAAGAGACTCTTGAAGCTGATATTCTGATTGCTGCCGCCGGCCGGCCGGAGATGATTACCGGAGATATGATCAAGCAGGATGCCGTTGTCATTGACGTCGGTGTCAACCGTGTTGAAGACAGTACAAAGAAGAGGGGATATAGACTCACAGGTGATGTTGATTTTGCCGGAGCCAGTGAAAAAGCCTCCTTTATCACGCCCGTTCCAGGTGGAGTCGGTCCCATGACAATTACCATGCTTCTGTTTAATACGGTTAAATCCGCAGAAGCAAGAATGGCCTGAAGGCCAAATTAAATAACTAAGCGGAGAACACCCACATATTCTATGAAACGTATTTTACTGATCTATATTCTGCCATCCATCCTCATTCTAACGGTGATGTTCGGATTCTTTATATCCGGGCGGAACTGGAAAAAACAGGCCCTGGGCTATGAAGAGCAGATAAAAATGACACAGGAGGAGCTCTCCTCACTGCGCAGCAATCAGGAGATTCTCAAACAGAATTCAGCCCAGGTGAGACAGTATATAAATCTGCCGGCTCTGGTTTTTGATGAATCGGCTCTTGAAGATGAATCTCAGGACTCAGATGTCCCTGAACAGGGGAACTTTGAACTTGCAGCCTATGGGGCCGTCGCCTTTCTTAATGAGCATAACAGTGGTCAGGATACCCTGAGAAGCTACGGCGCTCTTTTGGAAGACAGTTCATTCATCACAGTACTGAAACAACTTGATCTGAGCTACAGGAAATCTGTAGGTTACACAGGTATTCTGAGCAGGGGTGATGAAGATTATTTCACTCTGGAATATCTGCCGGAGAGCAATGAATTTCAGGCAGAGAGTGTACTGGGAGATGGCGAGGTGAATGGAGTTCTCTCATCCCCTGAGTTTGTCGGATATCTCCAGAGTGAAACAGCCGCCATGGATCTGCTTTATGCCCGTGTGGATAGTCTTAATCAGGATCTTATGAGGATTTATCAGGACCGTGAGCTCAGAAGCAGTTTAAGAGAACTGCAGCTCAGCCTGGGAAAACCTCTTACATCAGGAATGATTAAATCCGTTCCTGTTCTCAGAGTTGATGATTCTAAGCTCCTTTCCATGAAAAGCGATATCGAAACAAGCTCCTATCTTATGGGAGATAATTCATATAAAAGCCTTGATGAGCTCAAAACAGGTCTCCTGGACTATGTCAGTACTAAAGACATCAGAACAGATGCAAAGGTTCAGGATGATCTTGTAGAAGAGGAGATGAAGGATCTGTTGGAAGATCCCGCCTTTTTGCAGAGGTTGAAAGACCTCGGCTTCTCGCCTGTAATGACTCCCCGAGAGGACAACGATTATATCTATTATGATCTGCTGGACTCTCAAAATGAGGTAAAAGGATCTCTGGCTTTGCAGAAAGAGTTTGCAGAAGTCTATCTCATGGATGGGGATGATATTCCCGTTCGCTCCCTCAGAACATTTACCTCTGAGCATAATCTGACTTTCAACTATCAGCTGGAAACAGCGGATACAGCAGTTGTTTCTGATCAGTTTACCGCCGCCGAGGGCTCTGAAACCTTTTTATTAATCGGTTCTCATGAACATAATGCGGATACTATGATTCTCCTCCATGCAGATAGTGACAGTGGCGAGTTGAGGATGCTCAGCGTCCCCAGAGACCTCTATTATCAGGGAAGTAAAATCAACTCCATCTACAGGCAGCAGGGACCCGAGCAGCTAATGTCGGCTCTCTCTTCCGTAACAGGTCTGGAAATTAAAAATTATGTGGGCATCGATATGTATGCCTTTATCGATGTAGTCAATATTCTGGGAGGCATTGATGTTACCCTGGATGAGGCTCTGGTTGATCCCACCTATAAGGTGCGTGAGAACGGCCGCTGGTCAACTCTTTACTACACTGCGGGGACTCATCACCTTGATGGCATTGCCGCCCTTAGAATCGCAAGGTCACGGCATACTTCATCAGACTTTGAGCGCTCTGTTCGTCAGCAGAAGGTCATTGCGGCCTTAAAGGATTCTGTCTCAGTACTGGGTTTTACAAATATCAGTAAAATCTACGATATTATCCAGACAAGCGGGAAATATGTGGAGTCTAATCTCAGTACTGCCGATATGGTAAAGTACTTCCTCTCATATAAAGATTATGAGATAAGCGGTCAGCATGTATTGAATACTGACAATGTTCTTTATGCCACTTATACAAATCTATATAGATTGAGCGAAGAGGAGCAGGCAAAGGCTCTGAAAGATCCAAATTATTACAAGGGTGGATGGATTGTACTTCCAAAGAACAATGATTGGAGTATAATTAAGTCATATATCCGTTCGGTATTAACTTCATAAAGCCGATTCGGATCTTAAGGATAATATTATTAAGGAGAACATCATGCCCCTAAGGCTTATCTGGTATATTTTAATTTTAATCTGTCTTTTTACATTTGTGGGTCTTAACCTGGGGAATATGTCAGATGTCAATATCTGGTTTACCGAGGCGGGTCATTTTAAGGATGTTCCCATTGTTATCAGCTTCTTTGTGATGTATATACTGGGTGCTCTGTCTGTCATTCCCTACCTTATAGGGAGCGGTTTGAAACAGCAGAAACAGAAAAAGCAGCTTAAGAGAGAGAGTCTCCCTGGGGCTGCTTCAAATGATGATAAAAAAAAGAGTAGAAAACTACTGAAGAAAAAAGTTGAAAAAACAGAAGAACCCGAAGCGAGTAAACCGGAACTTCTTTAAGTTTCTGACTTTCCTCCTGTTTCTGCAGCTCTGTACAGCTGCCGGTGCATCGGATCTGCTGGACAGGGCCGGGTCCCTTGAACGGGAAGGGAAGAGTGAAGAGGCCCGCGTTTTATACATACAATGGCTCTCAAAATCCGGCAGCAGTGAATCTGATAGCTTTGGGCGTATTCTGATTCATACACTCAGAATGCCGGCTCCTCTTAAAGAAGATCTCAATCTTATTAAAAAAAATCTATACCGGGTCAATTCGGTACAAGATAAAAAAGATATCATCAGGACAGCCCTTATTCTTTGTGAGTTGTCAGGGAATCATGAACTGACTCAACAGTATCTCTCGGCCCTTTCTGCACTTTATGAAGATGCCGGTGTTTCTCCCGGCAGGGATGTGACCATTTCCCGCCTCACAATGTCTTCAGATATTAAATATGAGTATATGGCTGCTTTGGAGGAGAATGCAGAGTCTCCCAGGCTTCTTATGTGGATTGACCGGGCACACAATCAGCATCCTTTTCTGATTACAGAGGCTGACTGGCTTTTTCAGCTGCAGAAGGTCTTAAATAAGGCAGGTTACAGCTCTCAGGCGGAGATCTTTAAAAAGCGGATACTCAAGGATTTTCCTGATTCTATTGAAGCATCCCTGCTTAATAAACAGATATTTCCATTGGCAGGACCTGAAGAGTTATTTTCAGGAGCTGAAGACAGTGAAGTCATTCAGGATAATATATCTGCTGCTGATCCCAGCACAGATCCTCTGCCGGATTCATCTTCTGAATATACCCTATATCAGGCCGGAGCCTTTCAGAAGTATGAGAATGCGTCACGCCTCAAGATTGAACTGGAAGAGGCCGGGCTTGTCTCTCATGTAAAAAAAGAGGACTCCGCCTACAAGGTTATTGTGGAGAGCCGTAATGATGATCTTACAATAAAGATATTAAACGAGAAGGGAATTCAGGCTTTCAGGATTTATCCATAACTTCAATCTGTTCAATATGAAGAGTTTCTCCTGATTCCTGTAGAAAGCCGGAAACTGTCAGGTTTCCAGGTACCAGAGTGAGAGTTCTGATAATCCTGCTGCTGTCTTCAGTGATCTGGAAATCAACATTGTAAACAGACCTTGCATCCATCAGTCCGTTCTTTCTCTGATATCTTAACTGCAGAATACTTGTACCGTAGAGGTTAAAGAAGGTATATACACCCTGTCTATTTTCTCCATCAACATTTTTCTCGGTAAAGAAAGGGTAGTCCAGATAAAATTCGTTGCCCCGGCTTCCCTTGAACAGTCCGCTCAAATGGTTCAGTTCTTCAATAGGTTCCAGCATCTCATCATGTACCAGACCCTGCTGAAGGCTTTGGCTCAGAGGTGTATAATAACCGCCCCATTCTGTAGTTCCCTGAATTTTCACCTTGATGGAATCCATGTCTTCCACAGTAATTAAGATATCCCGACGAAGGCTCTGAATCAGGATATTCTGTGACTGAATATAGATACCCTTGAAGATTGTTCTGTAGGTGTCATCCCAGTCGTAGATCTCCTGAATATCATCGATGGTGAAGATCACCTGATCTTCATCGGGCTGAAAGTAGAGAATATCCTGTAAGAAGGGCTGTTTTTCACCAACACTGTCGCTTACTCTGTGCCATGGACCGCTTAAGAAGGCTTTGAAGTCATCCAAATCGCCTCTGTAGAGCTTTTTAAGGTTCTCTTCCTTGATGGTTACACCAGGCACTTTGGCAACTGATATGGGCTGATATCTTGAAGCTGCTTTGTTCCAGTTATAAACTGTCTTTATGAGGTCCAGGTTTTCATCATCCTCTGGATTGGTCTCTTCTGTGATAATGGGAAAGCTCTCCCATGTCATCTGTCCGGATTTATATTCCTGAGATCGGTCGGCTGTCTCTATATCAATAGTACCGTTCACAACCAGCTGGGCAATACGTCTATAGGTCAGTCCGGCGCTTCCACCCTGGGTTTTTATACTGAATACATCCAGAGTCTGAAACCCCTGCTTATTGAATCCTGTAATAAGAACCTCATTAAGCTGATTGCCGTTCAGATCCTGCAGGTGGACGCTCAGACCTTCCATATGATCTGGACTGATCATCTCTTCCAGAGAGAGCTGATAGCGCATCATATCGTTATTGTAGTCGGCTATAAAGAGTTTAAGTTTGTCCTTTCCATCTTCATCTTTGACCATTGTCAGGATGATCTGTTCTTCTTCAACATCATGGTCCAGATTAATGTCCTGCAGACGCTGGATATGATTATTATCAGGGATCTCAACCATAGGAACAAGAAAAGTGTTTTCTTCAACTTCATTCACACCTTCATCATTCGTTGTATTATCACCTTCGTTGACATGAGGATTTATAATTCTTGGTACCGCATTTGTCATCTCTTCAGACTTGTTTCGGCAGGATATGAGAAGCATTAAAAGGAGGAGTGAGTAAACAATTCTTTTCATGGGGCTATTATGTAAAGAAGGACGCAAAGAAATCAAGCACTTCGGCCTTTACTTCTTCAACAGGCTTAGTCAATTTGAATCCCGCAGCTGTAGGGTGACCCCCTCCACCGAAGCGTGATGCCAGAGGAAGGCAGTCAATTTCATTTTTAGTTCTTACAGAACAGCGTACCTGCCCCTGTGCATTTTCTTTAACAAATATAGAGACACGCACATCATTGCACTGGAGTGGAATATTAACGATCTCCTGGGATTCTTCGTATTTGGCTCCCGACTCGACCAGAGAATCTCTATTCATATACTGGAAGGCCACATGGTCATTGTAGTGGAGCTCCAGAGTCTTTCCCACCATAGTTCTCAGCTTGAGTGACTCTGTGGATTTACTTTCATAAAGATTGGAATAAACAAAATTGGGCCGAGCTCCGTTTAACACCAGTTTGTGGGCAATGGCGAAGGTTTCGGCACTTGTTTTCGGATAGATGAAAGAGCCTGTATCATAGACAATTCCCGTGAACATAGCTTCCGTAAGGGGAGCAAAGTAGGGAATTGAGAAATACTGCTGTATACTGTGGAGCATTTCACAGGTAGAAGAGGCATTAGGGAGGAACAGGCCTTTAAAGGGGATGTGATTATCATAATCATGGTGATCAATAACAAGTACTTCCTTGACAGTTTCCATATTTAGCCTTGTTGAAAGATGTCCAATATTACCCGGCTCGGTATCAACTACTATAAGGGTTTTTTTATTTAGATCTCCAGGAAGATCATCCTCGGGAGATACATTTTGAATCACATTTTCCGTATCAACATACTTATATTTATGTTCAATCTGATCGGAATTGAGAATTATGACTTTTTTTTTCAAATATTTAAGGATGCTGTATATTACAATTTCTGCACCGATTGCATCACCGTCAGGAGCTTCATGACTAGTAATGATGTAGTTATCATCCTTGATAAGGTGCTCGCAGATTTCTTTAACTGTCATTTATTTTCTGTCCTTGTGTATAATAATATAAACTATGAAAACTGAAAAATCTATTTGTGATCATTTATTTGAAGAAAAATTGAAGCTTGATGTCTGCTGTGTAATCGCTGCCGCCGGATTATCCTCAAGAATGGGACTCTGGAAAGGTGATCTCAAAATTCCATCATACGGGGAGCCGGGCAAAAAGCAGATCCTTTTAATTGAAAATGCTGTTAATACAGCTCTTGAGAGCTGCCGGAAGGTAATTCTTGTCGGGGGTGAACAGATGCCCCGGATTAGAGAGATTTTTTTTAATTGTAAAGAATTGATTCTTGTCGAAAACAGGGAGTATCAAAGGGGAATGCTGAGCTCGATTCAGACAGCTATGAGCTGTGTTGACAGCGATTTTTTTATCATGCCCATGGATATGCCTCTTTTGACATGGTTTCATCTATTTAAAATTCACGATGCATACAGTATCCGGAATGATTCTAAAGTATTCAGGCCTGTTTTTCAGGGATCCCCGGGACATCCGGTATTATTACCCTATTCATGGAAAAAAAGGGTCCTAAAGATGAAAGGGAAAAATCTTAAAGCTAATTTAAGTGATGATGATCAGGTTCTTATTCCCTGGGGGGATGAGTCTGTTGTGCTGGACCTTGATACACAGGAGTCTTACGAGCAGTTTCTAAGAGACTATTCGTCCTCATAAGACTGAAGGACACGTTTTTTAGTTGGAGCTGTATAGGCATAACCCAGGCTGACCATATAGGATATCTTATTTCGCAGCTGAATCTCTCTGGAGTCATAAGAGGCGCTGGTAAACTCTATGGTATCCAGGCTTCCCTTAATCCCCGTGAAGATATTGTTCTTTTCATTCAGTTTTATCAGAAATTTTATACCCGCACCCATTCCGACTGAGATCATATGGTTTGACTGGTTTTCATCCAGAGGATCTCTGTTTAAAAAAGTATATTGAGTATGAAATCCGATATAGGGGAGAAAGCCTATGGGTCCGGCCCAGAGACTCCATCCAACAGCTCCCATATAGTCCAGGGAAAAACCGCTGTTGCTTTCGTTGCTGTCAGATTCATATTTGCTCTGAAAGGGAAGCAAGAGGTAGATATCTGAGTAGAATCCGAGACGACTCCCGGTGAAGCTGCCGTAGTTAAGCCCAAGGGATTGTATGTTATATTCCAGCTTTTCTGTATCAGTTCCGGATGCTTCATTCAAATTTTTAAAGCTTTGCTGGTAACTGATTCCCACCATGTGGATCTGGTTCCAGTCGATGACGTTTTCCTCCTGTTCGATTTCCTGTGAGAATACAGAGGTGGTGAACAGAAGTGTAAGGATGGAAAGGATCGACAAAGTGCAGGCGGGTTTTCTTATCATTTATTTATAATAATTCTCAAGATGGATAAATGCAATCGCATACCTGTGAAAAGATCAGGGCAAAAAAAAGCCCGTAAGTCTGGACGTTGAACCTTACGGACCTGAAATAGCATACCTCCCAAAGGAGATATTGAAACTGTCGAACACATAAATGCGTTACATTTATAAAATTCGGTGTTCCTGAGAAATACTTTAGATAAAAATAAAATACTTTTCCTATACTCATGATCAGACCGATTCTGTTAAGTCAGAATAGTTCGCCCTGTCCGCCTCTCAGGCTCTCTTCTACGAGGGAGATGATATAGTCCAGATCTTCTTTATGATTCAGAATATCGTAATCATCAATATTCAGTACAAGTTTGGCCGAGTCTTTGTAACTGCCCGTCCACTCTTCATAGAGTCCGTTCAGATTCTGAAGATAGTCCCGGGGGATGGCGGATTCAAAATCCCTGTTGCGTCGGGAAATTCTAGCCTCCAGGGAAGGAACTGACGCCTTTAGATACACAAGCAGGTCAGGGGGCTGCAGAAGGGATACAGCAATCTTATACATTTTCCAATAGGTATCAAAATCCCTTTTTTTTATTTGACCCTGCAGGTAGAGGTTCCTGGCAAATATCTGGGCATCCTCATAAATGGAGCGGTCCTGTACGACATTGCCTCCGTTATCCTGCAGCTCTTTATGCATGGCCATCCGGTCGCTCAAAAAGAATAGCTGTGAGTGGTAGGCCCATTTTTTCATATCTGTATAAAAATCTTCAAGATATGGATTCTCTGAGACAGGTTCGTAGTAGGGTGTCCACGAGAGTGCTGTGCATAGGTGTTTTACGAGTGTTGATTTACCGGCACCTATATTTCCGGCAATAATTATATATTTTTTCACAATTTGTTCTTCAGCCTTCTACCATGCCTTTCAGGAGGGCGGCGGCATCTTTCATTTTATATTTTCCCAGAAGTGCAGATGCGTCTTCCAGTTTGTTTTTCAAATCTTCATCTATTTCAGAATCTAATAGATCATCCAGTATCTTCACTGCAGGTCTTGGTTTTCGCACTGCCAGAGAAGCGGCAGCTTCAGCGATCTTTTTTATTACAGCATCCCTGTCGATCTTTACAGCTGAATTTTCTCCATCTTCCTTCTCAGACTTTTCTGTGGACAAATATCCATCTATATTGCCCAGAGTCCGGATCAGGGTCTCATGAACTTTAATAATGAATTCTTCAGCCGGTTTCTCTTCTTTGAGAGCAGCTTCCAGCGCGGCAGCAGCCTCCCGGATCTCTTCAGCACCGAGATTAGCACTGACTCCTTTCAGAGAGTGACTATGGCGTAGTGCAGCTTCATTGTCTCCAGCAGATATCAGTTCTTGTATATCTTCCTTGAAGGATTTAAAATCTGCACTCATATCTTTCAGGAGCTTGGCATAGAGCTTCTTATTGCCTGCAAGACGCTCAAGTCCTTTATGGCTGTCCACTCCTTCAATACTTATTGAATCTGATTTTTCGGCAGGCTCATCCTGTATTCCGTAATCTTCCGGTAATTGTCTGTCCCCCGGGCTGATCCATTTTATAAGTGTTTTCCAAAGCTCTTTCGGCTCAATAGGCTTGGTGACATAATCATTCATTCCGGATTCTAGAACACTCTCTTTTACTCCGGTCATGGCATCGGCGGTCATGGCGACAATGGCGATATCCTTGAACTCATCCCGGCTACGCAGCTCTTCAGTTGTTTTATATCCATCAAGAACAGGCATCTGCAGGTCCATCAGTACTATGTCATAAGACTTCTGTTCCAGTTTTTCAATAGCAACTCGTCCGTTCTCGGCTATGTCCACATAGAAGCCTTCCCCGCTGAGAAGTTCACTGGCCACTTCCTGGTTAATCTCATTATCTTCAACCAGAAGTATTGAGGCTCCTCTGATTTTATCAAAACCGGGAGGCATTTTTACTCTTTTTCTGATATCACTATCTGCTGATATATGGCCGAAGGCCTGCATGATTGTATTTAGAAGGAGCGACTGATTAACAGGCTTCAGGATAAAACCGGAAAAATCAGATTTTTCAGCAGTACTAAGAACTTCATCCCGGCCGAAGGCGGTTACAAGAATATATTTGGGTCGTTCTTTTTCATCCAGGACCTCGTTAATTTTATTTGCTGTCTTAAAACCGTTCATTTCAGGCATACTGTAATCCATAAGTATCAGGTCGAATCCCTTCTTACCGGATTCTTTCTTCTCTTTTACAAGCTCTATGGCCTTCATACCATCTTCTGCAGCAGTTGAGTCAAAGGAGAAGTCACCCAGGTAATCTGTAAGGACTTCGCGGCTTGTGGGATTGTCATCCACTATCAAAACTTTCAGATCCTGAATAGCGGGTGGGATAATCTCTTTTTTCTTTTTATCCTGTGCAATGAATACGGCCGTAAAATGGAAGGTCGCACCCTCACCATAGACACTGTCTACACCGATTTCACCGCCCATCATCTCGGTGAGCCTTTTACTGATGGAGAGTCCCAGACCTGTCCCGCCGTATTTTCTTGTAGTGGAGCTATCTGCCTGAGAGAAGGCCTGGAAGAGCTTTTTCTGCTGTTCATCACTGAGGCCGATTCCCGAATCTCTTACCCTGAACTCTATTGTGGCTTCTTTATTCTCAAGAGTTACCAGTTCTGCCGTAACGGCAATTTCACCTTTCTCTGTGAACTTGATTGAGTTATTAGTCAAATTGAGAAGAATCTGCCCAAGACGGAGGGGATCTCCGATCATATAGGGTGGTATATCTGTTCCTATTTTAAATACAAGTTCCAGGTTCTTATCGCTGGCCTTTGTACTTATCATGCTTGCCAGGTTATCAAAAACTTCATGGATATTGAAGCTGATATCTTCCATGGCAAGCTTTCCGGCTTCGATTTTTGAGAAATCGAGTATATCGTTGATAATACCCAGCAGGTTGTGTGCAGAACCGTGGATTTTACGTATATAATCTTTCTGTTTTCGATTCATTTCTGTTTTCTGAATCAGGTGTGAGAGACCAATTATGGCATTCATGGGAGTTCTTATTTCATGTGACATATTGGCAAGGAAGTCAGATTTAGCTTTTGTAGCCGCCTCGGCTTCCTCTTTAGCCAGAGCAAGTTGCTGTTCTGCCTCCTTCTGCTTTGTTATGTCCCAGATAAGTCCGAAGGCTCTTTCGGGTTGTCCTTCTTCATCAAGGGTTGAAACACCCATGCAGGAGAGATAGATAATTTCAGATTCACCCTTCAAGAGTCGGTAACCACAGTTAAATGTGTCTCCGGAAGTCAGGAAAGCCGAAAATTTTTCCATTGCACGATCTCTGTCTTCAGGATGAACCCTGGAAAACCAGCTCTTCATTTTATGATCAAAAGTATCTCCAGTCAGTCCGGTTATCTCCATCAGGGTATTGTCCAGAATGAAATCTTCTTCTTCCACAATATAGGTCCAGCTTCCCATTCTGGCTGTTTTCATGGCCATATCCAGCTGAGCATCTTTTTCATGTATTGCCTGCTCTGCCAGTTTCCTGGCAGTTATATCCAGAGAGTATTCAATCATCTGAACAAGTTTGCCCTCCTCATCAAAAATAGGATAGCCATGGACTTCCACATATACAGGTTCCCCTTCTGCATCATAGTGAATATGTTCAACAGTACAGGGCTTATTGGTTCTACTTACGGTTTCCAGAGGGCAGGGGTGCTCTTCTGAGTGACAGGGAATATCA is a genomic window of Oceanispirochaeta sp. M1 containing:
- a CDS encoding TP0733 family outer membrane beta-barrel protein produces the protein MLIFLLFSMLAYAEEAQEEENPKDSRIEYHTMGDQVFGINAGLFIPLFINNPSLSWDDSDAFNSTNLSLGGNGSLFYGAYVNNNIILGMEVGAMFASSPNKHNFYMIPITLRGTYEFQFLNNLISVPVYLGAGINMTSYLDSFHVEMILKPGIGAYWNYSSNWSFGMNTTYWWVPQLYSDGEYNRFGNFMDVSLSAVYHF
- the folD gene encoding bifunctional methylenetetrahydrofolate dehydrogenase/methenyltetrahydrofolate cyclohydrolase FolD, with the protein product MMATIIDGKAVAQSLRVKLAERVKEMKVSGVVPGLAVVLIGDDPASRSYVTAKEKSCHDLGMYSRDIRLPDDTTEETLLKLIGKLNADDAIDGILVQLPLPSHIDEQKIIVSIDPSKDVDGFHPMNIGRMILEQDTFIPCTPNGILKLLEYSEISTKGKKVVVVGRSNIVGKPITNLMFQKQSWGNATVTVCHTGTKDLKKETLEADILIAAAGRPEMITGDMIKQDAVVIDVGVNRVEDSTKKRGYRLTGDVDFAGASEKASFITPVPGGVGPMTITMLLFNTVKSAEARMA
- a CDS encoding LCP family protein; translated protein: MKRILLIYILPSILILTVMFGFFISGRNWKKQALGYEEQIKMTQEELSSLRSNQEILKQNSAQVRQYINLPALVFDESALEDESQDSDVPEQGNFELAAYGAVAFLNEHNSGQDTLRSYGALLEDSSFITVLKQLDLSYRKSVGYTGILSRGDEDYFTLEYLPESNEFQAESVLGDGEVNGVLSSPEFVGYLQSETAAMDLLYARVDSLNQDLMRIYQDRELRSSLRELQLSLGKPLTSGMIKSVPVLRVDDSKLLSMKSDIETSSYLMGDNSYKSLDELKTGLLDYVSTKDIRTDAKVQDDLVEEEMKDLLEDPAFLQRLKDLGFSPVMTPREDNDYIYYDLLDSQNEVKGSLALQKEFAEVYLMDGDDIPVRSLRTFTSEHNLTFNYQLETADTAVVSDQFTAAEGSETFLLIGSHEHNADTMILLHADSDSGELRMLSVPRDLYYQGSKINSIYRQQGPEQLMSALSSVTGLEIKNYVGIDMYAFIDVVNILGGIDVTLDEALVDPTYKVRENGRWSTLYYTAGTHHLDGIAALRIARSRHTSSDFERSVRQQKVIAALKDSVSVLGFTNISKIYDIIQTSGKYVESNLSTADMVKYFLSYKDYEISGQHVLNTDNVLYATYTNLYRLSEEEQAKALKDPNYYKGGWIVLPKNNDWSIIKSYIRSVLTS
- a CDS encoding SPOR domain-containing protein; protein product: MKKQKNPKRVNRNFFKFLTFLLFLQLCTAAGASDLLDRAGSLEREGKSEEARVLYIQWLSKSGSSESDSFGRILIHTLRMPAPLKEDLNLIKKNLYRVNSVQDKKDIIRTALILCELSGNHELTQQYLSALSALYEDAGVSPGRDVTISRLTMSSDIKYEYMAALEENAESPRLLMWIDRAHNQHPFLITEADWLFQLQKVLNKAGYSSQAEIFKKRILKDFPDSIEASLLNKQIFPLAGPEELFSGAEDSEVIQDNISAADPSTDPLPDSSSEYTLYQAGAFQKYENASRLKIELEEAGLVSHVKKEDSAYKVIVESRNDDLTIKILNEKGIQAFRIYP
- a CDS encoding pallilysin-related adhesin, coding for MKRIVYSLLLLMLLISCRNKSEEMTNAVPRIINPHVNEGDNTTNDEGVNEVEENTFLVPMVEIPDNNHIQRLQDINLDHDVEEEQIILTMVKDEDGKDKLKLFIADYNNDMMRYQLSLEEMISPDHMEGLSVHLQDLNGNQLNEVLITGFNKQGFQTLDVFSIKTQGGSAGLTYRRIAQLVVNGTIDIETADRSQEYKSGQMTWESFPIITEETNPEDDENLDLIKTVYNWNKAASRYQPISVAKVPGVTIKEENLKKLYRGDLDDFKAFLSGPWHRVSDSVGEKQPFLQDILYFQPDEDQVIFTIDDIQEIYDWDDTYRTIFKGIYIQSQNILIQSLRRDILITVEDMDSIKVKIQGTTEWGGYYTPLSQSLQQGLVHDEMLEPIEELNHLSGLFKGSRGNEFYLDYPFFTEKNVDGENRQGVYTFFNLYGTSILQLRYQRKNGLMDARSVYNVDFQITEDSSRIIRTLTLVPGNLTVSGFLQESGETLHIEQIEVMDKS
- a CDS encoding bifunctional oligoribonuclease/PAP phosphatase NrnA, with the translated sequence MTVKEICEHLIKDDNYIITSHEAPDGDAIGAEIVIYSILKYLKKKVIILNSDQIEHKYKYVDTENVIQNVSPEDDLPGDLNKKTLIVVDTEPGNIGHLSTRLNMETVKEVLVIDHHDYDNHIPFKGLFLPNASSTCEMLHSIQQYFSIPYFAPLTEAMFTGIVYDTGSFIYPKTSAETFAIAHKLVLNGARPNFVYSNLYESKSTESLKLRTMVGKTLELHYNDHVAFQYMNRDSLVESGAKYEESQEIVNIPLQCNDVRVSIFVKENAQGQVRCSVRTKNEIDCLPLASRFGGGGHPTAAGFKLTKPVEEVKAEVLDFFASFFT